In Aequorivita sp. H23M31, a single window of DNA contains:
- a CDS encoding serine hydrolase domain-containing protein gives MKRFISLLFILLIISSGCSQSDEPITDNSQTPYFPPIDSEVWETITPESLNWNTALLPELKNYLNEKNTDAFIILKNGRIVVEYYFNDFSLASPHAWNSAGKTLTSVVVGIAEQNGYLNINDSTSEYLGEGWTVMTPEQERAIAIKNQLTMTSGGDYTVPDTTCTDPECLKYLNEPDTFWFYHNAFYSLLQRVLDRAIPEGFDSYFDSKLKNPIGMSGTWLQFGYNRIFFSNARSMARFGILNLNRGKWNGTQLLNKNYFQKMTESSQELNKAYGFLWWLNGKESYHLPQSTRQFQGKLIPNAPDDLIAALGKNDQKLYIVPSQGIIVVRMGDNAGNSVPGPSGFDNELWGKLSQILNY, from the coding sequence ATGAAACGTTTTATTTCGCTCCTTTTCATCCTGTTGATTATTAGTTCCGGTTGCTCCCAATCTGATGAACCCATCACTGACAACTCTCAAACCCCATATTTTCCACCCATTGATTCCGAAGTATGGGAAACGATTACCCCAGAATCCTTAAACTGGAATACAGCACTTTTACCAGAACTTAAAAATTATTTAAATGAAAAAAATACGGATGCTTTCATTATTTTGAAGAATGGCAGAATCGTGGTAGAGTATTATTTTAATGATTTCAGTTTAGCAAGTCCACACGCTTGGAATTCCGCAGGAAAAACACTTACAAGCGTTGTGGTGGGAATTGCCGAACAGAATGGTTACCTAAATATTAATGATTCCACATCAGAATATTTAGGTGAAGGGTGGACGGTTATGACGCCGGAGCAAGAGAGAGCAATTGCGATAAAAAATCAACTTACCATGACTTCTGGCGGTGATTATACGGTTCCAGATACTACTTGTACAGATCCCGAATGTTTGAAGTATTTGAACGAACCAGACACCTTTTGGTTTTATCACAACGCATTTTACAGCCTACTTCAACGAGTTTTGGACCGTGCAATTCCTGAGGGTTTTGATTCGTATTTTGATTCAAAATTAAAAAACCCAATCGGGATGTCCGGTACTTGGCTTCAATTTGGTTATAATCGGATATTCTTCAGCAATGCCCGTTCCATGGCCCGTTTTGGAATATTGAATTTAAACCGTGGCAAATGGAACGGAACGCAATTATTGAACAAAAATTATTTTCAAAAAATGACTGAATCTTCACAAGAACTAAATAAAGCCTACGGTTTTTTGTGGTGGTTAAACGGAAAGGAAAGTTATCACCTTCCACAATCAACCCGGCAATTTCAAGGAAAGTTAATTCCAAATGCACCGGACGATCTTATTGCTGCTTTGGGAAAAAATGATCAGAAACTATATATCGTTCCCAGCCAAGGAATAATTGTAGTTCGGATGGGAGATAATGCTGGAAATAGTGTTCCGGGACCCTCTGGCTTTGACAACGAACTATGGGGAAAATTGTCTCAGATTCTAAACTACTAA
- the rimO gene encoding 30S ribosomal protein S12 methylthiotransferase RimO: MRTKTLKKNKINVVTLGCSKNVYDSEVLMGQLRASNKEVVHEEEGNIVVINTCGFINNAKEESINTILEYVKKKEDGLVDKVFVTGCLSERYKPDLQKEIPNVDEYFGTTELPGLLKALGADYKHELIGERVTTTPKNYAYFKIAEGCDRPCSFCAIPIMRGKHRSTPMEDLVIEAEKLAAKGVKELILIAQDLTYYGLDIYKERALARLLRKLAMVEGIEWIRLHYAFPTGFPMDVLEVMRNEPKICNYLDIPLQHISDSILKSMRRGTTMAKTTKLLKEFRAAVPGMAIRTTLIVGYPGETEENFAELKQWVREMRFERLGCFTYSHEENTHAYNLEDDVPEDVKMDRANEIMEIQSQISWELNQQKIGKEFRVVIDRKEGGYFVGRTEFDSPDVDNEVLINASDDYLRTGEFFNVKITAAEDFDLYAEVV, encoded by the coding sequence ATGCGTACCAAAACACTAAAAAAGAATAAGATAAATGTAGTAACCCTTGGTTGTTCCAAGAATGTGTATGATAGTGAGGTGCTGATGGGCCAGCTTCGTGCAAGCAATAAAGAAGTGGTTCACGAAGAAGAAGGAAATATTGTGGTGATAAATACCTGTGGTTTTATCAATAATGCCAAAGAGGAGAGCATCAACACTATTTTAGAATATGTTAAAAAAAAGGAAGACGGTTTAGTTGATAAAGTTTTTGTGACGGGCTGTCTTTCTGAAAGATATAAACCAGATCTTCAAAAGGAAATCCCTAATGTGGATGAATATTTTGGAACAACTGAACTTCCAGGATTGTTGAAAGCTTTGGGAGCAGATTATAAACACGAATTAATTGGGGAACGTGTAACCACAACTCCGAAAAATTATGCATATTTTAAAATTGCTGAAGGTTGCGACCGACCTTGTTCTTTTTGTGCTATTCCGATTATGAGAGGAAAACATAGAAGTACCCCAATGGAAGATTTGGTTATCGAGGCCGAAAAACTTGCTGCAAAAGGTGTGAAGGAATTAATATTAATCGCTCAAGATCTAACTTATTACGGTCTGGATATTTACAAGGAGCGTGCATTGGCAAGATTGCTTCGCAAGCTCGCAATGGTTGAAGGTATTGAATGGATCCGATTGCATTATGCTTTTCCAACAGGTTTCCCAATGGACGTTCTGGAAGTAATGCGCAACGAGCCCAAAATATGTAATTACCTTGATATTCCATTGCAACACATTTCAGATTCCATTTTAAAATCAATGCGCCGAGGAACAACTATGGCGAAAACAACTAAATTATTGAAGGAATTCCGCGCAGCTGTACCTGGAATGGCAATACGAACTACGTTAATTGTAGGCTATCCTGGGGAAACCGAAGAAAATTTCGCTGAACTAAAACAATGGGTAAGGGAAATGCGATTTGAGCGTTTAGGATGTTTTACCTATTCCCACGAAGAAAATACCCACGCCTACAATTTGGAAGACGATGTGCCGGAAGATGTGAAAATGGACCGAGCCAATGAGATTATGGAAATCCAATCACAGATTTCGTGGGAATTGAACCAACAGAAAATAGGTAAGGAATTCAGAGTTGTTATCGACAGAAAAGAAGGCGGCTATTTTGTAGGAAGAACAGAATTCGACAGCCCTGATGTTGATAATGAGGTTTTGATAAATGCCTCGGATGATTATTTGCGTACCGGGGAATTCTTCAATGTAAAAATAACTGCTGCCGAAGACTTCGATTTATACGCAGAGGTAGTTTAA
- a CDS encoding DUF4870 domain-containing protein produces the protein MEEEPITHFDKEPVTTTLVEEGKTIAIIAYITIIGLIVAFVMNNEKKNSFASYHIRQSLGLGLTGIALSILSYIPFIGWLISMLGGLLLIVLWVMGLISAINGERKPVPVLGEKYQEWLKGI, from the coding sequence ATGGAAGAAGAACCAATTACACATTTTGATAAAGAGCCAGTAACAACAACTCTTGTGGAAGAAGGAAAAACAATTGCAATTATTGCATATATCACGATAATAGGACTAATAGTCGCTTTTGTAATGAACAATGAAAAGAAAAATTCATTCGCTTCATACCACATTCGCCAATCATTAGGCCTAGGATTAACGGGAATCGCCCTTAGCATATTAAGCTATATTCCGTTTATTGGCTGGCTTATAAGTATGCTGGGAGGTCTTTTGCTTATCGTTCTTTGGGTGATGGGTCTTATAAGCGCTATAAATGGAGAAAGAAAACCAGTTCCAGTTTTAGGTGAAAAATATCAAGAATGGCTTAAAGGAATTTAA
- a CDS encoding LytR/AlgR family response regulator transcription factor, whose amino-acid sequence MIKVIIIDDESHCIDVLKNLIEKIDSDYTITGIFTNPLLGLEFIKNNPPDLLFLDIEMPNLNGFMLLDNLLPIDFDVIFTTAYDQYAIKAFRYSAINYLLKPITEKSIVKALSNWEKRRKKTSTQQWQLLQDRLSGSKEECTKMALPTGVGYQIVEIENILRCQSDSNYTNVYCKDGNKVLISRTLKDIEELLGDHGFLRVHQSHLINPQYVKGILKQDGGSLIMQDDTEIPVSRQRSKQINEILETMLHFK is encoded by the coding sequence ATGATAAAAGTAATTATAATCGACGATGAATCCCATTGCATTGATGTGCTAAAGAATTTAATCGAGAAAATCGATTCCGACTATACCATTACGGGAATATTCACCAATCCGCTATTAGGCTTGGAATTCATAAAAAATAATCCGCCAGACCTATTATTCTTGGATATAGAAATGCCCAATTTAAATGGTTTTATGTTATTGGATAACTTACTTCCCATTGATTTCGATGTTATTTTCACCACGGCGTATGACCAATATGCTATTAAAGCTTTTCGTTATAGCGCCATTAACTATCTTCTGAAACCAATAACCGAGAAAAGTATTGTAAAAGCACTATCGAACTGGGAAAAAAGAAGAAAGAAAACTTCTACACAACAATGGCAATTATTACAAGATCGTTTATCTGGCTCAAAGGAAGAATGCACAAAAATGGCTTTGCCTACGGGAGTGGGCTATCAAATTGTGGAAATTGAGAATATATTGCGCTGCCAGTCCGACAGTAATTATACAAATGTATATTGCAAGGATGGCAATAAGGTATTGATAAGTAGAACTCTAAAAGATATTGAAGAACTCCTGGGAGACCATGGATTTCTGAGAGTTCATCAATCGCATTTGATAAATCCCCAATATGTAAAAGGAATCCTAAAACAAGATGGTGGAAGTTTAATAATGCAAGACGATACCGAAATTCCAGTCTCTCGACAACGATCCAAACAAATCAACGAGATTTTAGAGACTATGCTTCACTTTAAGTGA